A DNA window from Malus domestica chromosome 12, GDT2T_hap1 contains the following coding sequences:
- the LOC103430400 gene encoding phosphatidylinositol:ceramide inositolphosphotransferase 2-like, with translation MTLYIGRESSKLWKRICAEVVTEINLLATNWKYLLAGLVFQYIHGLAARGVHYIHRPGPTLQDAGFFLLPELGQDRAYISETLFTFIFLSFVLWTFHPFIFKGKKIYTVLLWCRVLAFLSACQFLRIITFYSTQLPGPNYHCREGSKLARLPPPESVLEVFLIIPHGVLYGCGDLIFSSHMIFSLVFVRTYQKYGTQRFIKQLAWLLVVIQSFLIVASRKHYTVDVVVAWYTVNLVVFFIDKKLAELPDRTNGAASLLLPLSTKDKDGKTKEENHKLLNGIVGDPADRRQRTQVNGKTLDDVNTVHADATTNAA, from the exons atgacgCTTTACATTGGCCGCGAGTCGTCAAAG CTCTGGAAGAGAATCTGCGCTGAGGTAGTCACCGAGATCAATCTCCTCGCCACGAATTGGAAGTATCTTCTCGCCGGTCTAGTTTTTCAG TACATACATGGTCTAGCTGCTCGAGGAGTTCATTATATACATCGGCCCGGGCCAACGCTCCAGGATGCtggtttctttcttcttcca GAACTTGGGCAAGACAGAGCCTACATCAGTGAGACCCTTTTCACCTTCATCTTCTTATCTTTTGTATTG TGGACCTTCCATCCTTTCATTTTCAAGGGCAAAAAGATTTACACAGTTCTCCTCTGGTGTAGGGTTCTAGCATTCTTATCG GCTTGTCAATTTCTGCGGATTATCACATTCTATTCCACCCAGCTTCCTGGTCCAAATTACCATTGTCGAGAG GGTTCTAAACTTGCCAGGCTGCCTCCTCCGGAAAGTGTATTAGAAGTCTTCTTGATCA TTCCGCATGGTGTACTTTATGGTTGTGGTGATTTGATTTTCTCATCGCATATGATATTTAGTCTAGTCTTTGTGCGCACTTATCAGAAATACGGTACACAAAG GTTTATAAAGCAGTTAGCTTGGTTACTCGTTGTGATCCAGAGTTTCTTGATTGTGGCATCGCGCAAACATTACACGGTTGATGTTGTTGTTGCATG GTATACTGTTAATTTGGTCGTATTCTTTATCGACAAGAAATTGGCAG AATTACCTGACCGGACCAACGGAGCTGCATCTCTCTTGTTACCGCTAAGCACAAAGGACAAGGATGGTAAGACCAAAGAAGAGAACCACAAGCTATTGAATGGAATTGTCGGAGACCCTGCTGATCGG AGACAAAGAACTCAAGTTAACGGCAAGACTCTAGATGATGTAAACACAGTACATGCCGATGCTACAACGAACGCTGCATAG